A single Vanacampus margaritifer isolate UIUO_Vmar chromosome 14, RoL_Vmar_1.0, whole genome shotgun sequence DNA region contains:
- the erbin gene encoding erbin isoform X2 → MSKRSFFVRLVPCRCLRGEEEAVTSLDYSHCSLETVPKEIFSFEKTLQELFLDANQIEDLPKQLFNCQLLQRLSMPDNDVTVLPPGVANLINLRELDVSKNSIQEFPENIKNCKVLTIVEASVNPISKLPDGFTQLMSLSQLYLNDAFLEFLPASFGRLTKLQILELRENQLKMLPKSMQKLTQLERLDLGSNEFTEVPEVLEQLTGIKELWMDGNRLTFLPGMLGTLKQLLYLDVSKNNLEMVDEQICGCESLQDLLLSNNALTQLPGSIGSLKKLTALKVDENQLIELPDSIGGLTSLDELDCSFNEIEALPPSIGQCAAMRTFAADHNFLSQLPPEMGNWKNATVLFLHSNKLESLPEEMGNMHKLKVINLSNNKLRNLPYSFTKLSQMTAMWLSENQSKPLIPLQKEEDPEAQKTVLTNYMFPQQTRTDDYIPNSDSESFNPALWEEQRKHRAQVAFECDEDKDERETPPKEGNLKRYPTPYPDELKNMVKTAQSVAHRLKEDESSEESGRDSKPPAERNHIGVQDVGVKVIEAPCPNGLVPDLAVKACNTTFTIPNIPEVASRDTESESFSSQQAPLKSSESSTINHEDTLEDSEELSDEEEMKIAEMRPPLIEISINQPKVVMLSKDKKDDSKDADSLLDDTVANSNQNNSNCSSPSRMSDSVSLTTDSSQDNSLCTPEREAKMPFLPKSRHEDENMNPSKDAGGLLHNGNGSETSLQALLRAQRGPTEPAGDYDLTMEARLAFIEKGLNNGLGGGYNKWDQINMNVSHLPTDNMVEPHNGSVGREQMDGKCGFDNHHFQNGNQQVSDGSSGGGEMSHSTEELSPERRCHPSQVSKSQSVSNIEAGGMKMYSFDGDTVAEGGVAGGPAPALTAQGQNIVRSKSASLLDDHNLHVYPSSDLLSSAKPPTSTGRYPVPSSGTTGASPPQYNVQYSSKDAMWTQRTPMPPEHQGYLLPAAHSLANTNYSNRNQAPPYPMPPQQRGPPLGSKIPGDMWAKERLQSTSNQPGGGTLQRQSSTTSTASVGEPRRMQLPEGDYLTYRDIHAPARGPLAMSQAAQRPISTRTYSIDIAAPARPPGARPQPHELPERTMSVSDFHYPHGSPSKRPNVRVKSEHSLLDGPDLVSGAPGRVPADWRDQVMRHIEAKKMEKNGLSRSFNSYNAPLGCAPHRNCYYGSCRDVFRPYAAAFSDDVFAPPGQQSYTMDSRRKVPLMNGQVVSSARPHAGQTSMARHPSREQLIDYLMLKVSQQAPPGPPRPPHEMHVKVEKNPELGFSISGGVGGRGNPFRPDDNGIFVTRVQPEGPASKILQPGDKIIQANGYSFVNIDHGNAVALLKTFPSTVDLTIVRDVQA, encoded by the exons ATGTCGAAGCGCAGCTTCTTCGTTCGCCTGGTGCCATGCCGCTGCTTGCGGGGCGAGGAGGAGGCGGTGACGTCACTGGACTACTCCCACTGCAGCCTGGAGACGGTACCCAAGGAGATCTTCAGCTTTGAGAAGACGCTGCAGGAGCTCTTTCTCGACGCCAACCAGATTGAAGATCTGCCCAAA CAACTATTCAACTGCCAGCTGCTCCAGCGACTGAGCATGCCTGACAACGACGTCACGGTGCTGCCGCCGGGCGTCGCCAATCTCATCAACCTCAGGGAGCTCGACGTCAGCAAAAACA GTATCCAGGAGTTTCCAGAAAACATCAAGAACTGCAAAGTGCTCACTATCGTGGAGGCCAGCGTTAATCCCATCTCCAA GCTCCCCGATGGCTTCACCCAGCTCATGAGCCTGAGCCAGCTCTACCTGAACGACGCCTTCCTGGAGTTCCTACCAGCCAGTTTCGGCAG GCTGACTAAGCTGCAGATTCTGGAGCTGAGGGAGAACCAGCTGAAGATGTTGCCAAA GAGCATGCAGAAGCTCACACAGCTGGAAAGGTTGGACCTGGGCAGCAACGAGTTCACTGAAGTG CCTGAGGTGCTGGAGCAGCTGACTGGAATCAAGGAGCTCTGGATGGACGGAAACCGGCTGACGTTCTTGCCAGGG ATGCTGGGCACGCTCAAGCAACTGCTCTACCTGGACGTGTCCAAGAACAACTTGGAGATGGTGGACGAGCAGATCTGCGGCTGCGAGAGTCTGCAGGACCTGCTGCTGTCCAACAACGCCCTCACGCAGCTGCCAGGCTCCATTG GCTCGCTGAAGAAACTGACGGCTCTGAAGGTGGATGAGAACCAACTGATTGAGCTTCCCGACTCCATCGGAGG GCTGACCTCTCTCGACGAGCTCGACTGCAGCTTCAACGAGATCGAAGCCTTGCCGCCGTCCATCGGCCAGTGCGCGGCCATGCGCACCTTCGCCGCCGATCACAACTTCCTCAGCCAGCTCCCCCCCGAG ATGGGCAACTGGAAGAACGCCACCGTGCTGTTCCTGCACTCCAACAAGCTGGAGTCGCTGCCGGAGGAGATGGGCAACATGcacaagctgaaggtcatcAATCTGAGCAACAACAA GTTGAGGAATCTCCCCTACAGTTTCACTAAGCTCAGCCAAATGACAGCCATGTGGCTGTCTGAAAATCAG TCCAAACCCCTGATCCCGCTGCAGAAGGAAGAGGACCCCGAGGCCCAAAAAACCGTACTGACCAACTACATGTTCCCGCAGCAGACCAGAACCGACGACT ACATTCCCAACTCTGACTCGGAAAGCTTCAATCCAGCCTTGTGGGAGGAGCAACGTAAGCACCGAGCCCAGGTGGCCTTTGAGTGCGACGAGGACAAGGACGAGAGGGAAACGCCCCCGAAG GAGGGCAACTTAAAGCGTTACCCCACACCGTATCCCGACGAGCTGAAGAACATGGTGAAGACGGCCCAGTCGGTGGCGCACCGGCTCAAGGAGGACGAGTCGAGCGAGGAGTCGGGTCGAGACTCCAAGCCCCCCGCAGAGAGGAACCACATTGGCGTGCAGGACGTGGGAGTCAAG gtgaTTGAAGCTCCCTGTCCTAATGGCCTGGTGCCAGACTTGGCAGTCAAAGCTTGCAACACCACCTTCACCATCCCAAACATTCCAGAAGTAGCATCCCGAGACACAGAGTCCGAGTCTTTCAGCTCCCAACAGGCCCCGCTCAAATCGTCCGAGAGCTCCACCATAAACCACGAGGACACGCTGGAG GACTCCGAGGAACTCTCTGACGAGGAGGAGATGAAGATTGCCGAGATGAGGCCCCCCCTCATCGAGATCTCCATTAACCAACCCAAAGTGGTGATGCTGAGTAAGGACAAAAAAG ACGACAGCAAGGATGCCGACTCGTTGCTGGACGACACGGTGGCCAACAGCAACCAGAACAACAGCAACTGCTCGTCGCCGTCGCGCATGTCGGACTCCGTGTCGCTGACCACCGACAGCAGCCAAGACAACTCCCTGTGCACCCCCGAGAGGGAAGCCAAGATGCCCTTCCTCCCCAAGAGCCG GCACGAGGATGAGAACATGAACCCCTCCAAAGACGCCGGCGGGCTGCTGCACAACGGCAATGGCTCGGAAACTTCCCTCCAGGCGCTCCTGAGGGCCCAGCGGGGCCCGACCGAACCGGCGGGTGACTACGACCTGACGATGGAAGCCCGACTGGCCTTCATTGAGAAGGGACTCAACAACGGACTTGGCGGCGGCTACAACAAGTGGGACCAGATCAACATGAACGTTTCGCACCTGCCGACAGACAACATGGTGGAGCCTCATAATGGTTCAGTGGGACGAGAACAAATGGACGGCAAGTGTGGTTTTGACAACCATCATTTCCAGAACGGGAACCAGCAGGTTAGCGACGGGTCCTCGGGCGGCGGCGAGATGTCTCACAGCACCGAAGAACTGTCCCCTGAGAGGAGGTGCCACCCCTCTCAGGTGAGCAAGTCTCAGAGTGTCAGCAACATCGAAGCGGGTGGCATGAAGATGTACTCTTTTGACGGTGACACCGTGGCGGAGGGGGGCGTGGCGGGCGGCCCCGCTCCAGCGCTCACGGCTCAAGGCCAGAATATAGTGAGGAGCAAGTCCGCCTCCTTGCTAGACGACCACAACCTCCACGTCTACCCAAGCTCGGACCTGCTGTCTTCCGCCAAACCTCCCACCAGCACCGGCAGGTAcccagtgccctccagcggcaCCACGGGCGCTTCCCCGCCTCAGTACAACGTCCAGTACTCGAGCAAAGACGCCATGTGGACCCAGAGGACGCCCATGCCGCCGGAACACCAAGGCTACCTCCTCCCCGCCGCCCATTCGCTCGCCAACACCAACTACTCCAATCGCAATCAGGCACCGCCATACCCGATGCCGCCCCAGCAAAGGGGCCCGCCTTTGGGATCCAAAATTCCAGGCGACATGTGGGCCAAGGAGAGACTACAATCTACCAGCAACCAGCCCGGCGGAGGCACTTTACAGCGGCAGAGCAGCACCACCTCCACCGCCTCCGTGGGCGAGCCTCGCCGCATGCAGCTGCCCGAGGGCGACTACCTGACCTACCGGGACATTCACGCGCCCGCCAGGGGCCCGCTGGCCATGAGCCAGGCGGCGCAGCGGCCCATCTCCACCAGAACGTACAGCATCGACATAGCCGCTCCGGCGAGGCCGCCCGGTGCCCGGCCGCAGCCCCACGAGCTCCCGGAGAGGACCATGTCGGTCAGCGACTTCCACTACCCTCACGGCAGCCCCAGTAAGAGGCCCAACGTCAGAGTCAAGTCGGAGCACTCGCTCCTGGACGGGCCCGACCTTGTGTCGGGGGCGCCAGGAAGGGTACCGGCCGACTGGAGGGACCAGGTGATGCGGCACATCGAGGCTaagaagatggaaaag AACGGGCTATCCCGCTCCTTTAACTCTTATAACGCTCCGCTCGGCTGCGCGCCGCACCGCAACTGCTACTACGGCAGCTGTCGGGACGTGTTCAGGCCCTACGCCGCCGCCTTCAGC GATGATGTGTTTGCTCCACCGGGGCAGCAGAGCTACACCATGGACTCTCGCAGAAAA gtgcctCTGATGAACGGTCAGGTGGTCTCGTCGGCTCGTCCTCACGCGGGTCAGACCTCCATGGCCCGCCACCCCTCCAGAGAACAGCTCATCGATTATCTGATGCTCAAAGTCTCCCAGCAGGCCCCCCCGGGGCCTCCGCGGCCGCCGCACGAG ATGCATGTGAAGGTGGAGAAAAATCCAGAACTTGGTTTCAGTATATCTGGAGGAGTGGGAGGTCGTGGAAACCCCTTTCGTCCAGATGACAAT GGTATCTTTGTGACGAGGGTCCAGCCTGAGGGTCCGGCATCCAAGATTCTTCAGCCCGGTGATAAAATTATCCAA GCCAACGGCTACAGCTTTGTGAACATCGACCATGGGAACGCCGTGGCCCTCCTCAAGACCTTCCCCAGCACTGTGGATCTGACAATCGTGAGAGACGTGCAAGCGTAA